From the genome of Nicotiana sylvestris chromosome 2, ASM39365v2, whole genome shotgun sequence, one region includes:
- the LOC104226041 gene encoding dihydroceramide fatty acyl 2-hydroxylase FAH1-like, with protein MVAQGFTVDLNKPLVFQVGHLGDAYEEWAHQPIITKESPRFFANGLLELLTRTPWWAIPSVWVPVVGWLVSISANRGLPSPHLAATLVAGIFTWTLLEYSLHRFLFHMKPSGYWGNTLHYLIHGCHHKHPMDALRLVFPPAATAILLLPLWSLVKLSVPFNYAPAFLGGGLLGYIMYDCTHYYLHHGKPLKGVSHSLKRYHMDHHFKVQDKGFGITSDFWDKIFGTLPPKSSKKIG; from the exons ATGGTGGCACAGGGATTCACAGTGGATTTGAATAAGCCACTCGTTTTCCAG GTCGGTCATCTTGGAGATGCATACGAGGAGTGGGCTCATCAGCCAATTATCACCAAAGAAAGCCCTAGATTTTTTGCAAATGGACTTTTAGAG TTATTGACTCGGACCCCATGGTGGGCAATTCCTTCAGTGTGGGTACCAGTGGTAGGGTGGTTGGTTTCAATATCTGCAAACAGAGGGCTTCCTTCTCCTCACTTAGCTGCAACTCTTGTTGCTGGCATCTTTACTTGGACATTGCTGGAGTACTCTTTACATCGTTTTCTTTTTCACATGAAACCATCTGGATATTG GGGAAACACACTTCACTATCTTATTCATGGTTGTCACCATAAGCACCCAATGGATGCACTAAGGCTTGTCTTTCCCCCTGCTGCTACTGCTATTCTTCTTCTCCCT CTGTGGAGTCTAGTAAAGCTGTCAGTACCTTTCAACTATGCCCCTGCCTTTCTAGGAGGAGGTTTGTTGGGTTATATCATGTATGACTGCACCCATTACTACTTACACCATGGCAAGCCATTGAAAGGAGTTTCCCATTCTCTCAAG AGATATCATATGGACCACCACTTCAAAGTTCAAGATAAGGGATTTGGAATCACTTCAGACTTTTGGGACAAGATCTTTGGTACACTACCTCCAAAATCTAGCAAGAAAATTGGATGA
- the LOC104250151 gene encoding dihydroceramide fatty acyl 2-hydroxylase FAH1 → MVAQGFTVDLNKALVFQVGHLGEAYQEWVHQPIVSKEGPRFFESDFWEFLTRTVWWAIPVIWLPVVCYSISVSLWMGHTVPEVALMVVFGIFVWTLMEYTLHRFLFHIKTKSYWANTAHYLLHGCHHKHPMDGLRLVFPPAATAILCVPFWNLIKLMSTPSTAPALFGGGLLGYVMYDVTHYYLHHAQPTSEVPKNLKKYHLNHHFRIQTKGFGITSSFWDKVFGTLPKSKSAKSK, encoded by the exons ATGGTTGCACAGGGCTTCACTGTGGATTTAAATAAAGCTCTCGTCTTCCAG GTTGGCCACCTTGGAGAAGCTTATCAAGAATGGGTTCATCAGCCTATTGTTAGCAAGGAAGGACCTCGATTTTTTGAAAGTGATTTTTGGGAG TTTCTGACTCGCACAGTTTGGTGGGCAATTCCAGTCATTTGGCTCCCAGTTGTATGCTATAGTATCTCAGTATCACTCTGGATGGGCCATACTGTTCCTGAGGTGGCATTAATGgtagtttttggaatttttgtgTGGACATTGATGGAATATACTCTTCATCGATTTCTTTTCCATATAAAGACGAAGAGCTATTG GGCAAACACGGCTCATTACCTTCTTCATGGTTGTCATCACAAGCATCCTATGGATGGTCTACGCCTTGTTTTTCCTCCTGCTGCCACAGCTATTCTTTGTGTACCG TTCTGGAATTTAATCAAACTCATGTCAACTCCCTCTACTGCTCCTGCTTTATTTGGAGGAGGCTTATTGGGCTATGTCATGTATGATGTAACACACTACTACTTGCATCATGCACAACCAACAAGTGAAGTGCCAAAAAATCTCAAG AAATATCATTTGAATCATCATTTTCGCATCCAGACCAAAGGTTTTGGTATCACTTCCTCTTTCTGGGACAAGGTGTTTGGGACGCTACCAAAATCGAAATCAGCCAAGAGCAAATGA